From one Sphingomonas sp. BT-65 genomic stretch:
- a CDS encoding YcxB family protein, with the protein MHGPIRFSLTADDYVTATRLHMTREFYRSKLIKLTALMGLFYAALVFLTLGQWTWQYAAIAAGLGAVAAAIIVLGIAVTNHIMIARRSRRIYAQQKSLHDEFEFFWDETAFNLATQSARSRHNWADFRQWAEGPDAIILYQSDALFNMLPKRAFPEEALADIRERLSQAKVRQLTGWR; encoded by the coding sequence ATGCATGGCCCCATCCGGTTCAGCCTCACCGCCGACGACTATGTCACGGCAACCCGGCTGCACATGACTCGCGAATTCTACCGCAGCAAGCTGATCAAACTGACCGCGCTCATGGGGCTGTTCTACGCGGCGCTGGTATTCCTCACATTGGGCCAATGGACTTGGCAGTACGCCGCCATCGCGGCGGGGCTGGGCGCGGTCGCAGCGGCGATCATCGTGCTTGGCATCGCCGTGACCAACCACATCATGATCGCGCGCCGATCCCGCCGGATCTACGCGCAGCAGAAGTCGCTACACGACGAATTCGAGTTCTTCTGGGACGAAACGGCGTTCAATCTCGCGACGCAATCGGCGCGGTCTCGGCACAATTGGGCCGACTTCAGGCAATGGGCCGAAGGTCCGGACGCGATCATCCTCTATCAGAGCGACGCGCTGTTCAACATGCTCCCGAAACGCGCCTTTCCGGAGGAAGCGCTGGCGGATATTCGGGAGCGGCTGAGCCAGGCCAAGGTTCGGCAGCTGACGGGCTGGCGTTGA
- a CDS encoding MFS transporter — protein sequence MTAIRPSRARLTLFAFGDFAFNLYWQSAMLFLLFYYTDALGLPVGAAAAIFMAASVWDGIANFAAGVLADRREPKGGLGRLVAIGGIPLGLGFVLAWLPPLAPGWWGMAGVFAGHIAFRTAYAFINLPYLAMSARVSADSGDRAYVAGMRMLSGTLAAVVVALGTVPLGGLLLGTKVAANAYLGAALLFAVAGAAILAWVGLSYREADVPERREPVPVWTALRSIAANRAFVTLNLAMMAMIVAVTILNKSVLYYFKYFLGDEGGGQLALASMSVVSAVSVPLWMLLQRRLGTRALWFLAAVLAMAGLASFAAFDIQRAGVMQAYLMAMQAMIVGLNFVFWAMLPNTIEYGEQTTGLRVEGAVFGMAALLQRVAIGIATVILGLGFESAGYVANVAQSAATLSAMRLTIALVPLGFLALSCVLMAMNPLGRGAHARIVRDLRG from the coding sequence TTGACCGCCATCCGTCCCTCCCGTGCGCGGCTGACCCTGTTCGCCTTCGGGGACTTCGCGTTCAATCTCTACTGGCAGAGCGCGATGCTCTTCCTGCTGTTCTACTATACCGATGCGCTTGGTCTGCCGGTGGGCGCCGCGGCGGCGATCTTCATGGCGGCGTCGGTGTGGGACGGGATCGCCAACTTCGCCGCCGGGGTGCTCGCCGACCGGCGCGAACCCAAAGGCGGGCTCGGGCGGCTGGTGGCGATTGGCGGCATCCCGCTGGGGCTCGGCTTCGTGCTTGCGTGGCTGCCACCGCTGGCGCCGGGCTGGTGGGGCATGGCGGGGGTGTTCGCGGGTCATATCGCGTTTCGCACCGCTTATGCCTTCATCAACCTGCCCTATCTCGCGATGAGCGCGCGGGTGAGCGCTGACAGCGGCGACCGCGCCTATGTCGCGGGGATGCGGATGCTGTCGGGCACGCTGGCGGCGGTGGTGGTGGCGCTGGGCACCGTACCGCTCGGCGGGCTGCTGCTCGGGACCAAGGTGGCCGCCAATGCCTATCTCGGCGCGGCATTGCTGTTCGCGGTGGCGGGCGCGGCGATCCTCGCCTGGGTGGGCCTCAGCTATCGCGAAGCGGATGTGCCCGAGCGGCGTGAACCGGTGCCGGTATGGACCGCGCTCAGGAGCATCGCCGCCAACCGCGCCTTCGTCACGCTCAACCTCGCGATGATGGCGATGATCGTGGCGGTGACGATCCTCAACAAGTCCGTACTCTATTATTTCAAATACTTCCTCGGCGACGAGGGTGGCGGGCAGCTCGCGCTTGCCTCGATGAGCGTGGTGAGCGCGGTGTCGGTGCCGCTGTGGATGCTGCTCCAGCGACGGCTGGGGACGCGCGCCTTGTGGTTCCTCGCCGCGGTGCTGGCGATGGCGGGGCTCGCATCGTTCGCGGCGTTCGACATCCAGCGCGCGGGAGTGATGCAGGCCTATCTAATGGCGATGCAGGCGATGATCGTGGGCCTCAACTTCGTCTTCTGGGCGATGCTGCCCAACACGATCGAATATGGCGAGCAGACCACCGGGCTGCGCGTCGAGGGGGCGGTGTTCGGCATGGCGGCGCTGCTGCAGCGCGTGGCGATCGGGATTGCAACGGTGATCCTGGGGCTGGGGTTCGAAAGCGCGGGCTATGTCGCCAATGTCGCGCAGAGCGCGGCGACGCTGAGCGCGATGCGGCTGACGATCGCGCTGGTGCCATTGGGCTTCCTCGCGCTGTCGTGCGTGCTGATGGCGATGAACCCGCTGGGGCGCGGGGCGCATGCACGGATCGTACGCGACCTCCGGGGGTAG
- a CDS encoding glycoside hydrolase family 3 N-terminal domain-containing protein translates to MLDTRISRRAALMGAGAIAAWLHSPARALMQQAASVEVPAFIDALVAKMTLAEKAGQLSLMASAWGGSTVINPASGSNANFEQQVEEVRKGMLTGVFNGSGTHMCRIMQTAAVKESRLKIPLIFAADIIHGHRTIFPVPVGEAASFEPALAEKTARAASYEAAAAGIDWTFAPMVDISRDQRWGRTMEGAGEDVHLGNLFAAARVRGFQGASLKAIDTMMACAKHFAAYGAAEAGLDYNTVDVSERTLREIYFPPFQSAFNAGALSAMASFNELSGIPATGNEWLMRKVLRDEWGYQGFVVSDYTGDMEMIAHGFAADAREATKLAFLAGVDMSMTSGFYRDHLPDLVEKGEVPMERLDASVRKVLAIKAALGLFENPFRRIDEKREAARSRNKTTLALSREMARKSIVLLKNEGDILPLRKGGQKIAIIGPFAAGQHDLNGPWCVYGDNKLAIDLETGVHNALGKSAQITVVEGSEVEAPLAGGIDAAVAAARNADVVLLAIGESERMSGEAQSRTSITVPEPQQALAEAVAAVGKPVIVILKNGRALALEGAVKNAPAILVTWFLGSESGNAIADVLFGDYSPSGRLPMSFPREPGQQPFYYSHKPTGRPNPSDAKLEEYKTHYRSIPNSALYPFGHGLTYGKIEYAGLTPDQGNLAWDGEIAFTATVTNRGSRAAEEVVQLYIRDRAASITRPIRELKAFRKVALAPGASETVRFVLKRSQLEFIGRELKPTVEPGLFDVWIAPSAQAEGVHSTFTLTA, encoded by the coding sequence ATGCTCGACACCCGGATTTCCCGCCGCGCGGCGCTGATGGGCGCCGGCGCGATCGCGGCGTGGCTGCACAGCCCGGCGCGCGCGCTCATGCAGCAGGCGGCGAGCGTCGAGGTGCCCGCCTTCATCGATGCGCTGGTCGCCAAGATGACGCTGGCAGAGAAGGCCGGGCAGCTCAGCCTGATGGCTTCGGCCTGGGGCGGCAGCACTGTGATCAATCCCGCCAGCGGCTCGAACGCGAACTTCGAGCAGCAGGTCGAGGAAGTCCGCAAGGGCATGCTCACCGGCGTGTTCAACGGCAGCGGCACGCACATGTGCCGGATCATGCAGACCGCCGCGGTCAAGGAATCGCGGCTCAAGATCCCGCTGATCTTCGCCGCCGACATCATCCACGGTCACCGCACCATCTTCCCAGTCCCCGTCGGCGAAGCCGCGAGCTTCGAGCCCGCGCTGGCCGAGAAGACCGCCAGGGCCGCGTCCTATGAAGCGGCCGCCGCGGGCATCGACTGGACCTTCGCGCCGATGGTCGACATCTCGCGCGACCAGCGCTGGGGTCGCACGATGGAGGGCGCGGGCGAGGACGTGCATCTCGGCAACCTCTTCGCCGCGGCGCGCGTGCGCGGCTTCCAGGGCGCCAGCCTCAAGGCGATCGACACGATGATGGCCTGCGCCAAGCATTTCGCCGCCTATGGCGCGGCCGAGGCGGGGCTCGACTACAACACCGTCGACGTCTCGGAGCGCACGCTGCGCGAGATCTATTTCCCGCCCTTCCAGTCCGCCTTCAACGCCGGCGCGCTGTCGGCGATGGCCTCGTTCAACGAGTTGTCGGGCATCCCCGCCACCGGCAACGAATGGCTGATGCGCAAGGTGCTGCGCGACGAATGGGGCTATCAGGGCTTCGTCGTGTCCGATTACACCGGCGACATGGAGATGATCGCGCACGGCTTCGCCGCCGACGCGCGCGAGGCGACCAAGCTCGCCTTCCTGGCCGGGGTCGACATGAGCATGACCAGCGGCTTCTACCGCGACCACCTGCCCGACCTGGTCGAGAAGGGCGAAGTGCCGATGGAGCGGCTCGACGCCTCGGTGCGCAAGGTGCTGGCGATCAAGGCCGCGCTCGGCCTGTTCGAGAACCCGTTCCGCCGCATCGACGAGAAGCGCGAGGCTGCGCGCAGCCGCAACAAGACAACGCTGGCATTGTCGCGCGAGATGGCCAGGAAATCGATCGTCCTCCTCAAGAACGAGGGCGATATCCTCCCGCTGCGCAAGGGTGGGCAGAAGATCGCGATCATCGGCCCGTTCGCCGCCGGCCAGCACGACCTCAACGGCCCGTGGTGCGTCTATGGCGACAACAAGCTCGCCATCGACCTCGAGACCGGCGTGCACAACGCGCTCGGCAAGAGTGCGCAGATCACTGTGGTCGAGGGCTCGGAGGTCGAGGCGCCGCTCGCTGGCGGGATCGACGCCGCGGTCGCTGCGGCGCGCAACGCCGATGTCGTCCTGCTCGCGATCGGCGAGAGCGAGCGCATGTCGGGCGAGGCGCAGTCGCGCACCAGTATCACCGTCCCCGAACCCCAGCAGGCGCTGGCCGAGGCGGTCGCCGCGGTGGGCAAGCCGGTGATCGTCATCCTCAAGAACGGCCGCGCGCTCGCGCTCGAAGGTGCCGTGAAGAACGCTCCCGCGATCCTCGTCACCTGGTTCCTGGGGTCGGAGAGCGGCAACGCCATCGCCGACGTCCTGTTCGGCGACTACAGCCCCTCGGGCCGCCTGCCGATGAGCTTCCCGCGCGAGCCGGGCCAGCAGCCCTTCTACTATTCCCACAAGCCGACCGGCCGCCCCAACCCGAGCGACGCCAAGCTCGAGGAGTACAAGACCCACTATCGCTCGATCCCGAACTCGGCGCTCTACCCGTTCGGCCACGGCTTGACCTACGGCAAGATCGAATATGCTGGCCTGACCCCCGACCAGGGCAATCTCGCCTGGGACGGTGAGATCGCCTTCACCGCGACAGTCACCAACCGCGGCTCCCGCGCAGCGGAAGAGGTGGTGCAGCTCTACATCCGCGATCGCGCGGCGAGCATCACTCGCCCCATCCGTGAGCTCAAGGCATTCCGTAAGGTCGCGCTCGCCCCGGGCGCGTCGGAGACCGTCCGCTTCGTGCTCAAGCGGTCGCAGCTCGAATTCATCGGCCGCGAGCTGAAACCGACGGTCGAGCCCGGCCTGTTCGACGTGTGGATCGCGCCCTCGGCGCAGGCGGAAGGCGTACATTCGACCTTCACGCTCACGGCCTGA
- a CDS encoding LacI family DNA-binding transcriptional regulator — protein sequence MAEATIRDVARRAQVSIASVSRALNGLGNVREETRERVIAAAAELGYVPHAGARSLSLARAYAVGVVLPDLHGEFFSEFVRGMDREASRRGYVLLLSNIHDESEQAANALKAMRGRVDGLIVMAPHLGAGMLRAALPPTLPSLFINGPEEIDDRPTLRLDNVGAMDAMVAHLVANGHRRIVHVAGPEGNVDARERVEGYRAAMARHAPDVEPLIVAGDFSEEGGEAAIRTIRKNAIPCDAVFAANDMMAIGCLQALKAAGIDVPGEIAVAGFDDVPLARYLGVTTVRVRIAEMGARAIERLIDILEGGPADDRAERHSAELVVRDTTAARP from the coding sequence ATGGCCGAGGCGACGATCCGCGACGTGGCGCGCCGGGCGCAGGTATCGATCGCATCGGTATCGCGCGCGCTGAACGGGCTTGGCAATGTCCGGGAGGAGACGCGCGAGCGGGTGATCGCCGCCGCCGCCGAGCTCGGCTATGTGCCGCATGCCGGCGCGCGCAGCCTGAGTCTCGCGCGTGCCTATGCCGTGGGCGTGGTGCTGCCCGACCTGCACGGCGAATTCTTCAGCGAGTTCGTGCGCGGCATGGACCGCGAGGCGAGCCGGCGCGGCTATGTGCTGCTGCTGTCCAACATCCATGACGAGAGCGAGCAGGCTGCGAACGCGCTGAAGGCGATGCGCGGGCGCGTCGACGGGCTGATCGTGATGGCGCCGCACCTTGGCGCCGGGATGCTGCGCGCGGCGCTGCCGCCGACGCTGCCGTCGCTGTTCATCAACGGGCCCGAAGAAATCGACGACCGGCCGACGCTGCGCCTCGACAATGTGGGAGCCATGGACGCGATGGTCGCGCACCTGGTCGCCAACGGGCACCGGCGGATCGTCCATGTCGCGGGGCCGGAAGGCAATGTCGACGCGCGCGAACGCGTCGAGGGCTATCGCGCCGCGATGGCCCGGCATGCGCCCGATGTCGAGCCGTTGATCGTGGCGGGGGATTTCTCCGAGGAAGGCGGCGAAGCGGCGATCCGGACGATCCGGAAAAACGCGATTCCCTGTGACGCGGTGTTCGCGGCGAACGACATGATGGCGATCGGCTGCCTCCAGGCGCTGAAAGCCGCGGGGATCGACGTGCCGGGCGAGATCGCGGTCGCCGGCTTCGACGACGTTCCGCTGGCGCGCTACCTCGGCGTCACCACGGTGCGCGTGCGAATCGCCGAGATGGGCGCGCGCGCGATCGAGCGGCTGATCGACATACTCGAAGGCGGGCCGGCGGACGATCGCGCGGAACGCCACAGCGCCGAGCTGGTGGTGCGGGACACCACAGCGGCGCGGCCCTGA
- a CDS encoding glucoamylase family protein — MRIPVTRRSLLAAPALGALAVPATARPLLAQTTKPALPDWYADLERRTFDFFWELANRKNGLVPDRWPTPAFCSIASVGYALGAYPIGVERGWVTRAAAAELTRTTLRFFWNAPQGSEPTGKTGHKGFFYHFIDMETGHRFRNVELSSVDTTILFMGILFAAEYFDADNAVETEIRKLAVDIYARADWNFFRSDGRAAISMGWHPETGLIPANWTGYNEGMFVYVLALASPTHAVPANSWEAWTAKYAQCWRGTGDTRHLAFAPLFGHQYSHIWIDFRGIRDKPMREAGLDYFENSRRATYANRAYCIANPMGWSGYSKDIWGLTACDGPGNYQIPFKGRTATFYGYAARGPLGQPDERDDGTIAPTAALGSLPFAPEIVVPAAQALRQSPGLYAKYGFLDAINPSFTWTDKKLEVGRINGAHGWLGTDYIGIDQGPILLQAANYRSDFVWKRMRGSKVIRRGLELAGFTGGWLAE; from the coding sequence ATGCGTATTCCCGTCACCCGCCGTTCGCTGCTCGCCGCACCCGCCCTCGGCGCTCTCGCCGTGCCCGCCACTGCGCGGCCGCTGCTTGCGCAGACCACGAAGCCCGCGCTGCCGGACTGGTATGCCGATCTCGAGCGGCGCACCTTCGACTTCTTCTGGGAGCTGGCCAACCGCAAGAATGGGCTGGTGCCCGATCGCTGGCCGACCCCGGCCTTCTGCTCGATCGCGTCGGTGGGCTATGCGCTCGGCGCTTATCCGATCGGTGTCGAGCGCGGCTGGGTGACGCGCGCTGCGGCGGCCGAGCTGACGCGGACCACGCTGCGCTTCTTCTGGAACGCGCCGCAGGGGTCCGAGCCGACGGGCAAGACCGGGCACAAGGGCTTCTTCTATCACTTCATCGACATGGAGACCGGGCATCGCTTCCGGAATGTCGAGCTGTCGAGCGTCGACACCACCATCCTGTTCATGGGCATCCTGTTCGCCGCCGAGTATTTCGATGCCGACAACGCTGTCGAGACCGAGATCCGCAAACTCGCCGTCGATATCTATGCGCGCGCCGACTGGAATTTCTTCCGCAGCGACGGGCGCGCGGCGATCTCGATGGGCTGGCACCCCGAGACCGGCCTGATCCCCGCCAATTGGACCGGATATAACGAGGGCATGTTCGTCTATGTCCTCGCGCTCGCATCGCCGACGCACGCGGTGCCGGCGAACAGCTGGGAGGCGTGGACCGCGAAATATGCGCAGTGCTGGCGCGGCACGGGCGACACCCGCCACCTCGCCTTCGCGCCGCTGTTCGGCCACCAGTACAGCCATATCTGGATCGATTTCCGCGGCATCCGCGACAAGCCGATGCGCGAGGCCGGGCTCGACTATTTCGAGAACAGCCGCCGCGCGACCTATGCCAACCGCGCCTACTGCATCGCCAACCCGATGGGCTGGAGCGGCTATTCGAAGGACATCTGGGGCCTCACCGCGTGCGACGGGCCAGGCAACTACCAGATCCCGTTCAAGGGCAGGACGGCAACCTTCTACGGTTATGCGGCGCGCGGGCCGCTCGGCCAGCCCGACGAGCGCGACGACGGCACGATCGCGCCGACCGCGGCGCTGGGCTCGCTGCCCTTCGCGCCCGAGATCGTGGTCCCGGCCGCCCAGGCGCTGCGCCAATCGCCAGGGCTCTACGCCAAATATGGCTTTCTCGACGCGATCAACCCGAGTTTCACCTGGACCGACAAGAAGCTCGAGGTCGGCAGGATCAATGGCGCACATGGCTGGCTCGGCACCGATTATATCGGCATCGACCAGGGTCCGATCCTGCTCCAGGCGGCGAACTATCGCAGCGACTTCGTATGGAAGCGGATGCGGGGATCCAAGGTGATCCGGCGCGGGCTGGAGCTGGCCGGGTTCACCGGGGGATGGTTGGCGGAATGA
- a CDS encoding family 43 glycosylhydrolase — translation MFKYAPLLTVALTALVATAASAQPGKRSYANPIDIDYRYNFEQLNEGISYRTGADPVIIRHKGAFYLFQTLADGYWRSTNLVDWTFITPSRWENDSFVAPAAWSDGERLYLMPSMMEPGAIYVTDAPETGRLDYFVRRMPRLPGQVRPGEEEKMKPGEIPPGPWDPALFLDDDGKWYLYWNSSNVFPLYGLEIEFKDDRLVYKGPAKEMFKLHPDQHGWERFGQDHSGGLPNGTPIKPFMEGAWMTKVAGTYYLQYGAPGTEYNAYANGTYTSKSPLGPWEYAPWNPVAYKPGGFVEGAGHGSTFADNHGNWWNTGTPWLGHNWTFERRINMFPTRFEADGQMWSSARFGDFPHWAPESKVDDIESLFTGWMLLSYRKQLVASSTLGEYDASRAADENPRTFWVAQSRNPGETLTMDLGAVKTVRAIQVNFADYKSGRFGDAPDIYTEFRLEGSADGKRWSKLAETEGPRRDRPNAYFQLEAPAKVRYVRYVHGHVGGAHLAINDLRVFGNAGGAAPALPGGVTAVREKDQRNARISWRKVPGAVGYNVMWGVRPDRLTLTYQVFADELGSGETGKQDLRALNVDVGYYAAVEAFNETGVSKRSKPVRMR, via the coding sequence ATGTTCAAGTACGCTCCCCTGCTGACGGTCGCGCTGACCGCCCTGGTCGCCACCGCGGCGAGCGCGCAGCCGGGCAAGCGCAGCTACGCCAACCCGATCGACATCGATTACCGCTACAATTTCGAGCAATTGAACGAGGGCATTTCCTACCGCACCGGCGCCGATCCGGTGATCATCCGGCACAAGGGCGCCTTCTACCTCTTCCAGACGCTTGCCGATGGCTATTGGCGCTCGACCAACCTGGTCGACTGGACCTTCATCACGCCCAGCCGTTGGGAGAATGACAGCTTCGTCGCCCCCGCCGCCTGGTCCGACGGCGAGCGGCTCTACCTCATGCCCTCGATGATGGAGCCCGGCGCGATCTACGTCACCGACGCGCCCGAGACCGGCCGGCTCGACTATTTCGTCCGCCGCATGCCGCGTCTTCCCGGCCAGGTCCGTCCCGGCGAGGAGGAGAAGATGAAGCCCGGCGAGATCCCGCCCGGTCCATGGGATCCGGCATTGTTCCTCGACGATGACGGCAAATGGTATCTCTACTGGAACTCGTCCAACGTCTTCCCGCTCTACGGGCTCGAGATCGAGTTCAAGGACGACCGCCTGGTCTACAAGGGCCCGGCCAAGGAGATGTTCAAGCTCCATCCCGACCAGCATGGCTGGGAGCGCTTCGGCCAGGATCATTCGGGCGGCCTGCCCAACGGCACGCCGATCAAGCCGTTCATGGAGGGCGCCTGGATGACCAAGGTCGCCGGCACCTATTATCTCCAATACGGCGCGCCGGGCACCGAGTATAACGCCTATGCTAACGGCACCTACACCTCGAAATCGCCGCTCGGCCCATGGGAATATGCGCCGTGGAACCCGGTCGCCTACAAGCCTGGCGGCTTCGTCGAGGGCGCGGGCCACGGCTCGACCTTCGCGGACAATCACGGCAACTGGTGGAACACCGGCACGCCCTGGCTCGGCCACAACTGGACCTTCGAGCGGCGTATCAACATGTTCCCGACGCGCTTCGAGGCGGACGGGCAGATGTGGTCCTCGGCGCGCTTCGGCGACTTCCCGCACTGGGCGCCCGAGAGCAAGGTCGATGACATCGAGTCGCTGTTCACCGGCTGGATGCTGCTCTCCTACCGCAAGCAGCTCGTCGCCTCCTCGACGCTCGGCGAATATGACGCCAGCCGCGCCGCCGACGAGAATCCGCGCACCTTCTGGGTCGCGCAGAGTCGGAATCCCGGAGAGACGCTGACGATGGACCTTGGCGCCGTGAAGACCGTCCGTGCGATCCAGGTCAATTTCGCCGACTACAAGTCCGGCCGCTTCGGCGACGCGCCCGATATCTATACCGAGTTCCGTCTCGAGGGCTCCGCCGACGGCAAGCGCTGGTCGAAGCTCGCCGAAACCGAGGGCCCGCGTCGCGACCGTCCCAACGCCTATTTCCAGCTCGAGGCGCCGGCCAAGGTCCGCTACGTCCGCTACGTCCACGGCCATGTCGGCGGCGCGCATCTCGCGATCAACGACCTGCGCGTGTTCGGCAATGCCGGGGGCGCCGCGCCTGCGCTCCCCGGCGGCGTCACGGCGGTGCGCGAGAAGGACCAGCGCAATGCCCGCATCAGCTGGCGCAAGGTGCCTGGCGCGGTGGGCTACAACGTCATGTGGGGCGTGCGCCCCGACCGCCTGACGCTGACTTATCAGGTCTTCGCCGACGAGCTCGGTAGCGGCGAGACCGGCAAGCAGGACCTGCGCGCGCTGAACGTCGACGTCGGCTATTATGCCGCGGTCGAGGCGTTCAACGAGACCGGCGTGTCGAAGCGCAGCAAGCCGGTGCGGATGCGCTAG
- a CDS encoding DUF6445 family protein: MKPELHRVGESRQPVVTVDGATGDPAAVIAIAARLAPFPPSQTYYPGLRRIFTQADADAVAYAFRLLEAAAPFIGGAFDADGFDLLEASFSIVTAPPETLTPPQRAPHFDSTDPNYIAVLHYLADTPGTGTAFYRQRSTGIELVTEANRDAFVAAAKAESEGLAGYTNANNAHFEQIGRIDAVPDRLVIYRGALLHSGIIPHGMKLSADPRQGRLTANLFIRTH, translated from the coding sequence GTGAAACCCGAGCTGCACCGCGTCGGTGAGAGCCGTCAGCCCGTCGTCACGGTGGACGGCGCAACCGGCGATCCCGCTGCGGTCATCGCGATCGCCGCCCGCCTCGCGCCATTCCCGCCGAGCCAGACCTATTATCCCGGCCTGCGCCGCATCTTCACCCAGGCCGATGCCGATGCGGTTGCCTATGCCTTCCGCCTGCTCGAGGCCGCCGCGCCGTTCATCGGCGGGGCGTTCGATGCCGACGGCTTCGACTTGCTCGAGGCGAGCTTCTCGATCGTCACCGCGCCGCCGGAGACGCTTACGCCTCCCCAGCGCGCGCCGCATTTCGACTCGACCGATCCCAACTACATCGCCGTGCTCCACTATCTCGCGGACACGCCCGGCACCGGCACGGCCTTCTACCGCCAGCGCTCGACCGGGATCGAGCTGGTGACCGAGGCAAATCGCGACGCCTTCGTCGCCGCCGCCAAGGCCGAGAGCGAGGGCCTCGCCGGCTACACCAATGCCAACAACGCGCATTTCGAGCAGATCGGGCGGATCGATGCGGTGCCCGACCGGCTCGTCATCTATCGCGGCGCGCTGCTCCATTCGGGAATCATCCCCCATGGCATGAAGCTGAGCGCCGACCCGCGCCAGGGTCGGCTCACCGCCAACCTGTTCATTCGCACCCACTGA